A window of Arcobacter acticola genomic DNA:
TAAAGAATGGAAGTTCACAAAATGTTGCAAAGATAATTCAAAACTAATTTTTTTTTGGATATAATATTTGTCATTCAATAAAAAAATCAGGAAATTATATGTTAGATATTATGCAAATTCAAGAAATTCTTCCTCACAGATACCCACTACTTTTAGTAGATAGAATCACAGAAATGGAACTTAAACAGTCTATTAAGGGTTTTAAAAATGTATCAATCTCAGAACCAGCATTTCAAGGTCACTTTCCAGGTCATCCTATTTATCCAGGTGTTTTAATACTAGAAGGTATGGCTCAAGCAGGTGGTGTATTGGCGCTTAAGAGTTCAGATTTAACTGACGAAGAAATGAAAAACAAAGTTATCTATTTTATGAGTATTGATAAGGCTAAATTTAGAACTCCTGTAAGACCAGGGGATAGATTAGACTATGAATTAGAAGTAATCAAAATGAAAAGCTCTCTTATGGTTTTAAAAGGTCAAGCATTTGTAGATGGAAAAGTATGTGCAGAAGCAGAATTTAAAGCTATGATTGTTGACAAGTAAGAATAGTAGGAAAATATGAATAATATTCACAATACAGCAATAATTGAAGAAGGTGCACAATTAGGTGATAATATCACTATTGGTGCTTTTACAATTATTGGAAAAGATGTAAAAATAGGTGATGGCACAATTGTTGATTCTCATACTTTAATAACAGGTAAAACAACAATTGGAAAAAACAATCATATTTTTTCACACGCATCAATCGGTTCAATTCCTCAAGATTTAAAATTCAATGGAGAAGATGTTGAACTTATTATTGGTGACAATAATAAAATAAGAGAATACACACTATTTAATCCAGGAACAATTGGTGGTGGATCTGTTACAAGAATTGGTGACAACAACTTATTTATGGGATATACTCACGTTGCTCATGATGTAATAATTGGTAACCATTGTATTTTTGCAAATGGTGCAACACTTGCAGGACATGTTGAATGTGATGACTACGTTGTAGTTGGTGGATTAACACCTATTCATCAATTCTGTAAATTAGGAACTCAAGTAATGGTAGGTGGTGCATCAGCTGTTGCCCAAGATATTCCTCCATTTTGTTTAGCAGAAGGGAATAAAGCAGTGTTAAGAGGATTAAACTTAACAGGGCTTAGAAGAAGATTTGAAAATAGAGCTGATATAGATGCAATTAAACATGCATATAAAGAATTATTCGAATCAGGAAGACCTCTACAAGAAGTAGCGAGTGAGCTACTTGAAACAGATGAAAATAAATATGTAAAAGAATTAGCTAGTTTTGTATTAAATACAAAAAGAGGTATTCCTTTTAATAGAAAATAAGATAGGTAGAAAATGAGTAAGATTATATGTGATTTTTGCGGTGCAACTGATAGCAGAGACAATCCTGTAATTGCAGGAGATAATGCTTGTATTTGTAAATCTTGTGTAACAGCAGCAAGTGAAATTATGAATGGAAACGTTGAAAATATTAACGATCAAACAAAAGTAAATCCTGTTGAAGAAAAA
This region includes:
- the lpxA gene encoding acyl-ACP--UDP-N-acetylglucosamine O-acyltransferase, whose translation is MNNIHNTAIIEEGAQLGDNITIGAFTIIGKDVKIGDGTIVDSHTLITGKTTIGKNNHIFSHASIGSIPQDLKFNGEDVELIIGDNNKIREYTLFNPGTIGGGSVTRIGDNNLFMGYTHVAHDVIIGNHCIFANGATLAGHVECDDYVVVGGLTPIHQFCKLGTQVMVGGASAVAQDIPPFCLAEGNKAVLRGLNLTGLRRRFENRADIDAIKHAYKELFESGRPLQEVASELLETDENKYVKELASFVLNTKRGIPFNRK
- the fabZ gene encoding 3-hydroxyacyl-ACP dehydratase FabZ; the encoded protein is MLDIMQIQEILPHRYPLLLVDRITEMELKQSIKGFKNVSISEPAFQGHFPGHPIYPGVLILEGMAQAGGVLALKSSDLTDEEMKNKVIYFMSIDKAKFRTPVRPGDRLDYELEVIKMKSSLMVLKGQAFVDGKVCAEAEFKAMIVDK